The window tttaagtttttaaaagttagtatGATTACTTGTGATTTTcgctataccttgggtgggaataagagTTTTGGCCTATCTAAGAGAGAACCTCCTGTATCAAACGTATTGACCGTAATGTATATTTGCAGTAAAGCTAAAATATAGAGTAccctaattatattattactaCTGTACACCTTCAAGACACTATCTCGTAGTTTAGCtaaactcttcttcttcttcctcctcgcTCTTTAATCCGTATATAATCGTTTGATCAAATCCCCCGGTGACCGGAGAATCCCAGTTCCCAAAATGGATCCATATTCGGGTTCCGGGTCCTGGACAATGATCCCCACCATCCAGACCCACGCAAACTCCCCTGCACCCTCGAATCAAGACCATTTATTCCTCTCCCCACAACACCATCAGCAACAATTCTACCAACAACCTCAATTTCCTCAACAACAGCAGTTTCAACAACAACCGCAGCTTCAACATCGTACGATTCAGCAGCAGCAACAGCAACAACAGCAGAACCAGCATCACCAGTCACTCGCCTCTCACTTCCATCTCTTGCATGTGGGCTGTTTTTCATGTCCTCTTTCTGTAAGCTTTTCACTCTAATTAGGtgctttttgtaattttgagtTTCTTCTTTGTGGGGTTTTGGTTTGCAGTTGGTGGAAAATTTAGCCGACGCTATTGAGAATGGAACAAGGGACCAGCACTCGGATGctttggtatatatattttaaaagattttttttttttaaatttttcattgatCCTTGTAATGTTACaggaaaaatatcaaatattgttTGGTAACATTTGGAAGATTAACTTTTAATGGGTGTTAATTTAATTCatgtttgtatttatttgtgtttaaaGGTTAGTGAGTTAAGCAATCACTTTGAGAAGTGTCAGCAACTATTGAATTCAATATCAGGATCAATCAGCAGTAAGGCAATGGTATGTTTAATCATTTTTACTttgtattttagatatttataatGTTCCAAGGATGGTGTTTAGATTAAGTTTTCAGATATATAATTCCATCGCAATGGTCTGTATAAAGATGACatctttatatttgaaaaatgaaatggaGGTTTGGTAACAACTACAGAATATCTGACATTATTTGAAGTATCTAAACAACAAACTTTGGTGACACAAGATGTAAGACTTGTAATAAattaagtaatactatatgtataaacaaattatacaaacttattcatataaccTGGTAGCATttgattgggtgattttgaagtaagagaaaaagtaaacaattacaTCACCCAATCATTAGCTACCACCTCAGTTTGTACAATatttgtacacatagttttattcataataaattatactagTAACTTTTTATTGGGATCTAGTCACAAGATATACAAGCGGACATTGAGTGCTACAATTGTGACGTTTCACGTGATCATAAACTTTTTTCTGATAGCATTACCAAGATTGTGCTTCCTGGTCTGTAGTGTGATTTTACCAGGCTCACTGTTGCGATGGTGGAAGTTCCAGTATGATGTAACATTTATTTGACATTTGGAAAAAATGTATATAAGCCTGCCCAATTTAGTAAATGATCTTGTTGATTGAGGCCTTCGTGGGAGATAGTGTTTCAAGGTTTGCTTTTTTTGGGTTTAGATAGAACTAGTTGGGTAGATAGATGATGTACAGCAGAATACTGAGaattctttttccctttttgttACAAAGCATTGTATGTATTCTGATGTAATTAGTTTCTTTTTGGTTGATTTAAAGTTACTTGGTATGATTTGGggatttttttgtcttttttatattGGATGCAGACAGTTGAGGGGCAGAAGCGAAAGCTGGAGGAGTGCGAACAACTGCAGAATCAACGGAGGTTGTGCATGGtttatagttttgtgttttgtgtTAAGTTCTATGATTGCTCAGCAAGTGACTTGTTTTATGGTTGAATGCCAGGGAACTGATTGGCAAGTATAAGAATTCTGTGGAAGAGCTTATCAAGTCTGAGCCTTAACTGTTTGTCTGCATTCTGACATCGGGtaagaaaagttattttaacCGCTGAATGATGGGGAAGTAAGttgcaattttatatatatattttgggaGTGTAAATCTTTGAACAAGCTGATTACTGGACTCTGTTATTGAAGAGaagagtaaaaaataataattattgaatgatagTTTCTTCTTAAAagaagtttatataaattattaatcctATCTGAAGAATGAGCATGTTgttcaaaaattaaacttgGTAACAACAAAACCAGCTTGCAACATTTTGATGCATCATTTACTGGTGAGTGAGGAAAGAGCTTTTCAATCTACTTGctttactgtttttttttttttttttcctttttggcaCATCATTTACTGGTGATAGTTAACTAAGTCATTCGAATCAGCTTccaatgataaaattttcagtcTTTATTTCAGGTTGAATTCCGCAgaattcaaagtttgaagtgAAGGCAGCGGTTTCCATTTTTGTAGAATAAGATTGGTTCTGCAACTATTAGTTCactgagaaaaaattatatctttttgtttACTTCccttaaaaacattttcaagCAAGAGACCAGcttatttatcttttcatccatgggatatttttatatatttgttcatAATGTTTCTTCAACAGAGCTCGAATCCAACATGTGTCAAGTGAAGAAGAGTACCATTgacaatga of the Mangifera indica cultivar Alphonso unplaced genomic scaffold, CATAS_Mindica_2.1 Un_0016, whole genome shotgun sequence genome contains:
- the LOC123205794 gene encoding mediator of RNA polymerase II transcription subunit 9-like, with translation MDPYSGSGSWTMIPTIQTHANSPAPSNQDHLFLSPQHHQQQFYQQPQFPQQQQFQQQPQLQHRTIQQQQQQQQQNQHHQSLASHFHLLHLVENLADAIENGTRDQHSDALVSELSNHFEKCQQLLNSISGSISSKAMTVEGQKRKLEECEQLQNQRRELIGKYKNSVEELIKSEP